In Phormidium ambiguum IAM M-71, the genomic window ATTGTTTCGTCATGCATTTCTATAATTAGTTGTTTAAATGGAATAGATAATAATTCAGAGTATTTTGCATTAAAAAGTCCATCAATCAATCTTAAGAGGGCTGTTTTTCCAAAACCATTTGGACCATGAATAATAGTTATTTTATCTTCTTTAATTAAAATTGAATGATTAAAAATGCCAAACAACTGTTCAACTGAAATCTTTTTTATGTTCATGATTAAAGCTCAATAATTCTCTTACCTACATTCTGTTTACATTGTCACAAACACATTACTATCCATGTTACAGGAAGCGCGATCGCACTTTCCTAACAACCCAAGAAAAGTACTATTTCGACTTCCGTTTCGACTTAGGCGGCGTTCGATGTGCGCCAAAGTATTTTTCACTACGGTAACGTAACCATACCCTCAACTCCTGGGGAATCAGATCTTTTTGTTCTTTAGTCAGCGTGTTGTAAAGGGCTAATGCTCGCTCTCTTTCTCCGCGACAAGCTGCATTGTTGTGAGCATCCCAATAACTGCGGGCTACCCGAATTCGCCGACAAACTTCCTTAACAAGAGCTTCTCCCGTGCGTGGTTCTTCTGACTTTGCCATACTTCAATTTTTCTTACTGGTGAGGAAAGGAAACAAACTGACTCTTATGTACAATTATCAAGTGGTTGATGGAAGTTCAAACAACTGTGGCTGTTCTTTGGCAATAGATACAGGTTGTTTAATCTGCCAGGTTTTTTCCTGAGACAGTTCTAGCAAAGACTGATGGTAAGAAACCAGTGTAGAGCGATGCCCGACACTTAAAAAAGTAGTTCCTTTTTCCTGCAAATGTTGATATAACCGTTCCTCATTAGCAATATCTAAGGCGCTGGTTGCTTCGTCCAGAATCGCGTACTTGGGCTGGTTCAGGAGCAACCGAGCGAAAGTTAGCCGTTGTTGTTCGCCCAATGAGAGGACATCCGCCCAATCTTGTTCGGCATCAAAGCCACCAAACCGTTCGTCTAAACCTGCTAAATTAACTTGTTCGAGAACTTGCTTTAA contains:
- a CDS encoding Precorrin-3B methylase; amino-acid sequence: MAKSEEPRTGEALVKEVCRRIRVARSYWDAHNNAACRGERERALALYNTLTKEQKDLIPQELRVWLRYRSEKYFGAHRTPPKSKRKSK